The Aquicella siphonis DNA segment CCAGATAGGGAAAGCGCGATTCGCCGTCTGGCAGAATGAGCCGGTTGCGTTTACGCCCCAGGATTTTTTTAAGGACCGGCATTCCGCGCCCGCACGGGCAGGCTTCGCCGAATTCGGCATAATCGCCTACCTCATAGCGAATCAGGGGGGTGGCATAATTCAGCAGCGCGGTCAGCAAGACTTTTCCGGGCTGTCCACTCTGGCAGGGGCGGTGTTGTTCATCGACAATTTCACAAATGACATGTTCAGTGTTGACGTGATAATTACCCGCTTCCGGACATTGCTGGGCAATATTGCCGATTTCTTCCGTGCTGTAGATGTCGGTGATTTTAACGCCTGGCCAGGCGTGTTCTATCATGCGCCGGTAGGCGGGATGGAATGTTTCGCCTGTGGTCCTGATTTCATCCAGCCAGGGAAGTTCAATGCGGCGGCTGACGCAATATTCTGCCAGGGCCGCGAGCTGAGAAGGGTATGACATCAGATAATGAGGCTGATATAACAACAAGGCATCGATCTGGCTGGGCGTGCTGCTCGCGACATTGATAAAAGTACTGGGTCCGGTCGTTTTGTATTTATTGACCGGCGGTCCCCACGTGGATTGTGCAAGGCCTTGGGGCGCTTCGGCAAAACCTCTTTTGGCCCAGCGTATAGACATCAGTGTCTTGGTGAAATCCCGCTGGTGCCAGGCATGTTCCCTCAGCATCAAGGCATCATAAAATATACGCGTGAAATCGGTACCCAAAACCTTGACAGGTTTTCCTGTTGAGCCGGATGTTTCCAGCGCAGAACAGCTGCCATGCTCCCCGGGAATTTTTTGGGAGATGAAATCCTCTCCCGCTTCCTGTATGTGTTCCCGTTTCAGCACAGGCAGTCTGGCGAGAATATTGTCGGGCTGAAAATCCTGGGAGTGGATATCCGCATAAAACCGTGCATAAAATGGCACGGTTTCACGGGCGTGCAAAATCAGCTGGCTCAAATGCTTTTGCTGTTTGTGCCGGATTTCCTCCGCCGTTAGCCACTGGGATTTCTCCAGTATGTTCAACAGCGCCGGCATCTGGTCGTTCATGATCATGCAGACTCAGGCCGGACGTGGACCATTAACTTGAAAAGATATCTAAGGGAGGAATTTCCCACCCATTCTGTTTGGTCACCCATCAGCCTGAATTGATTTAGATACGGAATCAGTTTTTGCAGGGCAATTTGCAGTTCCAGGCGCGCCAATAGCGCTCCCAGGCAGTTATGTATCCCCAGCCCAAAGGCGAGATGGCGGTTGTTCTTGCGTGTGATATCCAGCTTATCAGGATTATCAAAACGTTCGGGGTCGCGGTTGGCCGCGTTCAGCAGACCGACCACCAGTTGATTTTCAGGAATGATGATGTTGTTCACGACAACGGTTTCACTGGTCCAGCGGCTGATTTTATTCAGGGGTGATTCAAAGCGCAAAATTTCTTCCACCGCGGATGCGGCCAGATCAGGGTTGGCCACTAACAAATTCCGCTGTTCAGGACTTTTCAATAATGCATTAAGCCCCAATCCCAGGGATAGCTGCACGGTCTCATGTCCGGCCAGCAGCAGGAATATGCAATTTGCTATCATGTCATCCGCATTAAGCTGATATTCATTTTTAATCCGTACAAGATCACTAATCCAGTCATTTTCAGGGTGTTGTTCCCTGGCATGAATTAATTCCCTGAAATACTGTTGTATCTCCACCATGACAGAATTGATGGAGGCGAAATCATCGGGTGATCCTCTATCCAGCGCGTTGACTATGGAAAGCGACCATTTTCTGAGAGTCAGATTGTCCAGGGTAGTTCCCAATAGTTTATTGATGACCCTGACTGGCAAGGGGTAGGCAAATTCCAGCATGAAATCAGCGGAGTTCTTTTGCAGCAAGGAGGCAAGCAAATCTTCGGCGACAGATTCGATAATGCTTCTGGTGTCCTTGATAAAACGCGGATTCACCATGACACTTAACATTTCCCTTAAGCGTGTATGTTCAGGCGGGTCGTTAAATAGAGACCATTTGCCTATCACTTTGTCCAGTTCGGTTTCCGCCTTTTCCTGGTTGACATAACCAAACCGGCCGGGAGGGTGACGGGTGAAACGCGGGTCTGTGAACATCATTTTCACATCGTCATAACGGGTGAAGTGCCAGGTGCCGTTGGCATCCTGAAAAATCGGGCGTTGTTTTAGCATTTTACCATAAACAGGATAAGGATCTGAAAACGCCGGAGAATTGTTAATCATGGGAATGTTCCATCATCAGATAGAAGTATGAATGCAAGATACTGTTGATGCCAAAATCATCATGCGCCTAATTTTTTCACCACCAGTGCGGAATAATTGAGGCTGGGGCCATGGGGAAAATAATCGGCAATAACATGGTTTTTATCCGGAACATGAAATCCCAGGCGGCGGTATTTTTCAATCAGAGGGTCTACACATCTTCCTTGCGATTGCTTGAATACATAGTCACTCGCCGAAATATTTTCATGTTTTTCAATGTAGCGTGAATAGCCCGGAAGCAGGCAGCCGCCTATCACATATTGTTTTCCCAGTTTTTTGCCTAATTCAACCACATGATTGACACCGCCGTTAAACAATTCGCTGACGTGCTGGGTGGGTTTGGTGGTGCCGGAGATGATATATAAGGCGTTGGCCCCGGTTTCAGAAGACATGGAATGATAACAATGCCTGACGACAGCTTCCCAGTTTTTAAAATTGGCTACGTCACCCGGCATGTAATGGTAAGGATGGCAAATTATGCTGGCAATGATCCCGGTTTCATCTTCGGCTATAAAAAACCCCTGCTGGAATTTATCGATGCGCATTTTTAATGTTTCAGCGGATGCCCGGGCATCTACCGGCCATTCTTTTTCGAGTTCCAGTAATTGATCCATATCAGAGAATTCAACGCTGC contains these protein-coding regions:
- a CDS encoding cytochrome P450 — encoded protein: MINNSPAFSDPYPVYGKMLKQRPIFQDANGTWHFTRYDDVKMMFTDPRFTRHPPGRFGYVNQEKAETELDKVIGKWSLFNDPPEHTRLREMLSVMVNPRFIKDTRSIIESVAEDLLASLLQKNSADFMLEFAYPLPVRVINKLLGTTLDNLTLRKWSLSIVNALDRGSPDDFASINSVMVEIQQYFRELIHAREQHPENDWISDLVRIKNEYQLNADDMIANCIFLLLAGHETVQLSLGLGLNALLKSPEQRNLLVANPDLAASAVEEILRFESPLNKISRWTSETVVVNNIIIPENQLVVGLLNAANRDPERFDNPDKLDITRKNNRHLAFGLGIHNCLGALLARLELQIALQKLIPYLNQFRLMGDQTEWVGNSSLRYLFKLMVHVRPESA
- a CDS encoding phenylacetate--CoA ligase family protein, producing MIMNDQMPALLNILEKSQWLTAEEIRHKQQKHLSQLILHARETVPFYARFYADIHSQDFQPDNILARLPVLKREHIQEAGEDFISQKIPGEHGSCSALETSGSTGKPVKVLGTDFTRIFYDALMLREHAWHQRDFTKTLMSIRWAKRGFAEAPQGLAQSTWGPPVNKYKTTGPSTFINVASSTPSQIDALLLYQPHYLMSYPSQLAALAEYCVSRRIELPWLDEIRTTGETFHPAYRRMIEHAWPGVKITDIYSTEEIGNIAQQCPEAGNYHVNTEHVICEIVDEQHRPCQSGQPGKVLLTALLNYATPLIRYEVGDYAEFGEACPCGRGMPVLKKILGRKRNRLILPDGESRFPYLGERAERNAITSAVRKFQFVQHTPHDIEYKAVVSEPLTLLQEEQLKAFLQRNLGFSFNITITYHAEIPLSATGKYEEFISLVSQESIHSSRQTT